A DNA window from Naumovozyma dairenensis CBS 421 chromosome 7, complete genome contains the following coding sequences:
- the AEP1 gene encoding Aep1p (similar to Saccharomyces cerevisiae AEP1 (YMR064W); ancestral locus Anc_2.631): MQRVCPLSCSKSKISNGKLLYSTATGIKGKIQPRQRQPIPMKRTILDIKKLWHPFYKPSSIEQFKMCFTELDPANQFEEFKPFLIEIDENMENLCYTTQDKTFSHLLKGYFYDLKQNESIDYQLMKGEFWEERRRTRETNQVNQAGNPEFDALTNILFHNDWTYKFKVEELNVKITKLVMNSSNLFCEDIYLWLLDPKIFKSIENLQIIIDSITIHLSSPDALLLDHFSMIEPIILRIVKSFSEELRPTTSIMNCFTNLFESINHEFNIPNIQHCFTKFNPLTLQYLLLFFLRSTGDYHLNECKLLIDLLILYHKKIPLESSIIDYLISLNKKNSTHLGAADKLRYVRSIGLILNQLNDIKTFQELLPMCQSTIEIIHLLKIIRSKDNGIHMIRQLIPSVITYINNLSNDELVNSSNLCFLLKFLKDSKIIKNDKIRRQFMLGFAINKNYSMLAQLFEELEDKELLKKEYVQLLLMKLNERKSLTHDHNEYLREKFFNKYIIDKYPHVNK; the protein is encoded by the coding sequence AGAGTATGTCCATTATCATGTTCGAAGTCGAAAATATCTAATGGTAAGCTATTATATTCTACTGCAACAGGCATTAAGGGGAAGATACAACCGCGACAGCGACAACCTATCCCTATGAAAAGGACGATACTGGATATAAAGAAGTTATGGCATCCCTTTTATAAACCTTCTTCTATTGAACAATTTAAAATGTGTTTCACTGAACTGGATCCAGCCAACCAATTCGAAGAATTTAAACcatttttaattgaaattgatgaaaatatggaaaatCTATGCTATACTACTCAGGATAAGACGTTTAGTCATTTATTAAAAGGTTACTTTTATgatttgaaacaaaatgaaTCCATTgattatcaattaatgaaagGCGAGTTTTGGGAAGAAAGACGTCGAACGCGAGAAACAAACCAAGTAAATCAGGCAGGGAATCCAGAATTCGATGCCTTAActaatattctttttcacAATGACTGGACTTATAAATTTAAAGTCGAAGAATTAAATGttaaaattacaaaattggTAATgaattcttctaatttattCTGTGAAGATATATACTTGTGGCTTTTAGATCCtaagatattcaaaagtattgaaaatttacaGATCATAATAGATTCCATTACAATTCATTTATCATCTCCCGATGCATTGTTATTAGATCATTTTAGTATGATTGAGCCAATAATTTTAAGAATCGTTAAAAGTTTTTCAGAAGAGTTAAGACCAACCACATCAATAATGAACTGTTTTACAAACTTATTCgaatcaatcaatcatgaattcaatattccaaatattcaaCATTGTTTTACTAAATTCAATCCACTAACCCTACAATATTTATTACTCTTCTTTTTAAGATCAACTGGAgattatcatttaaatgaatGCAAGTTATTAATTGATCTATTAATATTGTATCATAAGAAAATTCCATTAGAGAGTTCGATAATCGATTATCTTATTTCattgaacaagaaaaatagtACGCATCTAGGAGCAGCGGATAAGTTAAGGTATGTGAGATCAATAGGATTAATACtgaatcaattaaatgatattaaaactttccaagaattattaccaaTGTGTCAAAGcacaattgaaattattcacttattaaaaataatcagATCAAAAGATAATGGGATTCATATGATTAGACAACTAATACCTAGTGTCATAACATACATCAACAACttatcaaatgatgaactagtcaattcttcaaatctatgttttcttttgaaatttttgaaagattctaaaataattaaaaatgataagATAAGAAGACAATTTATGTTAGGGTTTGCTATTAATAAGAATTACTCAATGTTAGCTCAActctttgaagaattagaagataaagaattgTTGAAGAAGGAATATGTTCAATTactattgatgaaattaaatgaaagaAAGTCATTGACTCATGATcataatgaatatttaagggagaaatttttcaataaatacattattgataaatatCCAcatgtaaataaataa